In the Salvia splendens isolate huo1 chromosome 16, SspV2, whole genome shotgun sequence genome, ATAAGGATCcgaaaaaaatcattaaatctTGTATTTGAAGTTATCATCAATGCATCGGTTCTACTAAGCCCTATCTAGTTATGTGCTTCATCTGCCATCTATTGTCATTGATGCAAGCTACATCGTTCTTGACTTTTAATGTCATCGACGGGCTCTTCACTATGTGACCCTACGAGTTCCGATTTACGATGTTTTAGTGTCATTACGACATTAACTTAGTTTGGAGGCTATTTTATTGGGCTAATATTGTAGGCTATTTGGTTGGGATAATTTTGTTCAACCTTTTGGTGAACCACATTCTGTATAGTGAGGTAAATTAATAAATGGGCCTTGCAGATAAAACGatccaaataaaatataatagtaaGTCCATTAAGAGGGATTGCCCAAATACTTTGTAGCAGTCCTATGATCCTAAAAAATATATGGGCCTTAATTTAGCCCAAAACATAAAATTAGCACATTCGTAAGACATATATATAGCTCcaagttttttatttatttatatttatgttgAAATTACTACTATGTCTAAACGCAATAACAACTTAATTAACAAGATATAGCATAACACTATTTTATGACTCAATTAGTACTACAAACAAAACTTagattttactccctccgtcctacttTAGTAGTCCCAATTgcttttgagcactcgtttataaaaatgataataaatagttaaagtggagaaatggtaaagtacgagagagaatAATTGTAGACAAGattcttctctatattattttttcttactttatcatttcttcactttactatttattatcatttttacaaaacgagtgctcaaaagcAACtaggactgctaaagcgggacggaggaagtagcagattaataaataatataatggATTCTAACTACTCCGCTAATCTCAGGACAAGTTAATCCAAGAGCAATCGAACAATTTCACTTATTGAAAACACTGATTATGTATGTCACATATAATGTATCTCTCTTCGAATCAACCGacaaaaataattcaatcaCACTATTGCCCTATCACTATAACTACTACACATAACGTCCACATACAATGCAAAACACATCGACACCAAAAAATGGTAACATCACAATCACAATCCAATAGAAacagcaacaacaacaaaaaaatcatcTCAAAGAAAGTGAATGGGCTAAGATTTGTATGTGCCCACACAAAGCATAAAAGGTTGAAAAACATCTCACCCCACCCCCTTAGGGTTTCCCCACAACCCACCCACACCCCCTAGAATAGGGGTCAATTTATCATTGCATTGTTTATCCACTTTAACATATGATCCACCTAGGGGTCCAATATGGTGAGGACGCCGACTCCCACCGCCCAACCCCTTCTTGCAAAGCCGTTTCTACGTTAAGCTCTAGACGACTTGATCTCAAATGAAAAGTGAGAAAACCAGGGGAAAAAAAAAACCGATGCCGGATAGTGATGCAAGGTTACCAATGATGAACAAAAAATCNNNNaaactgggcttcatcctgggccgagatcctagcagctctggccttctcaaagtctgccttagcctgttcggcctggtgacgagcagccgccaacttcctctgcatctcagcataatcgttggacgctttggagagttcaacggcgacgagcttggagagcatatcgttcctctgaaaatggaaaaaggaaaaagtcaaccgaggggcacaaaaaatacaggaaaaaagcaaggccagaaaatcaagaagagaattcacctcggcgaagtccgtgggccataaaaagggctcacagatatgttccgaaggaggcgccaagaccacgtctttctccggcgctcttgggggcttctgggtcttccccttcctacttgccgaagtcgactccggcttctttggatccgaagaagaggtcttttgcctcttcggattcttctcggcatcagacgccgagctggtggttttcggcctctccggttccttagattcggaggatttgcgaccgaacttgtttagcaagttcactgccaaaaagcaagaaaacaaggttagttttcgtcgtcaaggcagtaatgcataaaaaagaaatcctcaccctcagcctcttcgtccgaagacgaggagtcgaacacgaagtcgcccttgacgagctcagactccaggtactgcttcctaatcataggaatcttattgagcgccctcgagctcgtccaacggttctaaccgaggatgaggaatcacggacttcggcctctccagggaaagcccggagccgctgtcctattataaaaaaagaagcgatgttgccactttgccacttggttttgcagaagccctaaaaggctgtaaagggatcaagtaaaaccaagatccttttctcttaaactggaagaaattaaggattgccctcagagacagatccttatctagctacgcagttcggcagcaaaggccgataagtgcctccaagagttcggagtcacctgacctaaagggagttgaaaaaaatcaagcagctctacaaaggcagggggaagagggaaacgaagcccgcattccaagccggcttcataaacggtggcgtaaccctccggcggcgagtcagccctatgaaggtcgtcgggaatcgcaaccttcccccaggaaaaaaatatttttcgtgtagggatatcacagtatccttactcaagatgctgtgaaaatactctacggtcttctccccgattctttccggctagaagaccccttatcccctttcctaccgctacctgactcagaagaagaagaagaagacatagttcttactctttgaaagtctgaagaaattctgaagaaattcttgaaagcggaaggaaatttttacgcgaaacagagagaatgcagaagaagcaatagcaaaagtgttcaaatgatgaagaaaggacgtatttatcagattcggagaagatttcaaaatcatcgcaccgtttcgaatcccaccttttcaggattcaacggccggattttactgtcgcatttaatgcagtcacgcgcaaggcacgtcccctgacgtcagccttccccgtacctttatccagaatgccgaagtgactcgcttcgccgaagtgattcacttcgcttttcggggggggtagtgatggggtacgtactaaacaagcccaatagcagtgacggcccatcagcccaaagcccaaggaagagtatcagttcggctttaccaaagagttcggccccagcctacaactcggtaaaagccgaccaagcagttcggtccccaaggaagagtatcagttcggcattaccaaagagttcggccccagcctacagctcggtaaaagccgaccaatcaagctctactctcagattggcaaaagctgctcggcaatagttcagcagttcggtctcattattcgaccgaactgggagatagtggtgtcaactcatgcaggatctcatgcaggatagcggaccaaacaaagagatagtggacccatgcaggatctcatgacctccacgacatccacgacataattactgatgatgtaagccacgacctagttagtggtgatgtaagccacgacctagttagtggtgatgtaagccacgacctagttagtggtgatgcaagccacgatcttagttcaatgtataaatagaacttagatcagatggAGGAGAGGccagacatcaaatatcatatagcaagtttgtatttgtaagctggaaaaccagatcaagcaatacaatcttgccctcctttcttcccgtggacgtagatttacctcagtaaatcgaaccacgtaattccttgtgttgtgatctatattcattacctgcatttactactatcaaaaattcgcccaaccatcaggTCCCACGTTATTTTGCTCTTTTTGCCTACgtcaaaattattaaaaacaacatattttgtgtgtaaaagTTTGCCCACATATATAGTGGTTTATGTACGaggaaaattttcaaatttcgtGACTCTGTTTCGTatttaaatcaaattcaatTGATTACATGCCATTTCAGTAAAAAAACCATGACAAGTTGTAAATAATGTTAGCCGATAAGTATACTGAATTGGACCAAAGTGTAATTAGTTTAATACTTCTGAAActgatttttaaattaatactatgtcaaattagaattttatcaaaatattgTTACAAcctattattcttttttaatttgataaacCGTGGATAAAAAGATATTATCATGCTACAACTTGATCGTTGCTACTTGCTTAAATATATTACCGAATTAAGTGTGGTAAATTAAAAATTGTGATCGTCTCAATCTTCTTTAGAAAAAAGTACTGTATACACTGTCTTCAAGAAGTTAGTATATTTGATTTTGTTTAGTGCAATATAGCCCACAACTTAACTTTATGTGctagaatatttaattttgtttagtatatataaaaactATTTATGGTATTATAATCTCACTTCAATCCATGGTTAATTATTCTAGCATTAGAGTAGCTTCTTGACAACCTATCAGAGTGCAATATGGCGCACAAATAACATAATGATGACTCCATAACCCAAATTCAATCGATTAAGTACATTTTGAGATTGATGCTAAGGAAAAAACAAGCACACACAAATAGAAGCATCTCACCCATTGAAAAGTCACTCAAACTTGGACCTAGTCCAATTAGATTCACGTACAAACTAACAAGCACACACAAATAGAAGCATCTCACACATTGGAAAGTCACTCAAACTTGGACCTAGTCCAATTAGATTCACGTACAAACTAACAAGCACACACACAAATAGAAACATCTCACACATTGGAAAGTCACTCAAACTTGGACTTAGTCCAATTAGATTCACGTACAAACTAACAAGCACACACAAATAGAAGCATCTCACACATTGGAAAGCCACTCAAACTTGGACCTAGTCCAATTAGATTCACGTACAAACTAACAAGCACACACAAATAGAAGCATCTCACACATTGGAAAGTCACTCAAACTTGGACCTAGTCCAATTAGATTCACGTACAAACTAACAAGCACACACACAAATAGAAACATCTCACACATTGGAAAGTCACTCAAACTTGGACCTAGTCCAATTAGATTCACGTACAAACTACTTCCTATGCATAAAAACGTGTCATCTGCGGAGAGCAAACGTTTATGCATAGGAGGGAGGTTAACACATGACGGCTCGCATCATCACTCTCCCAGCGAGTAGCTCAAGGAGATCAACAAGCGGCCCCACCACTGCACCGATATCGACCAGCAGAATTCTCCTAGTCCGCATCCGCGAACTCGAATCAACACTTCATTTCCTACATCGTTCAACAATTAGTCAATTAAATCGCTGAATTTTGTAATCAATTGAAGCATTTCACGAACGAGATGAATCGATCAATGCAGAAAATTCACGGTGGAGATCTGTAATCAAGAGCGGTCTATGTTTACTAGTAAAATTTATTCGaaagtactagtatatttttaggTGATGTAGATTGCTGATAGGAGCTTTTATCTTACAATCTACACAAAATCTGCATAAATTGAACTACTTTATAagatagaaatttaaaaaaaaaatagatttattaggggcttaagcccctgaTTGGTACATGTGTGTCCGTTATTAACATACCGTGCTGCGGAGGAGGCTGATCCGGCGCGGAGCAGCACCTCCTACCTGCGGTGGCGGGGGCTGGTTTATCTGAACCGGGAGATCCATGCTTAGGTGCGCCGCGGTAACGATTCGGTTTATTCTGGTTATGCCAGCGTCCTCCTCTTCCGCCACTGCCACTGCCACCGCGTTCGAGGTTGCATTTGCCGCCGGCCATTTTGTTTTTGGGAAAATTGAGtggaagagaaaaaaatgatcTGATTTAAGTGTGTTGAGGAATGTATGATAGCAAGAGTTTGTTAAAAAAACGATCTTATTTATGAATACACATTACGCAGGAAAAGTAATTATGCGTTGCTTCTTTCAAAAGAAAACGTAGTATTTTGGATTATTATAAAATAGAGAAATGATGTGCTACGTACCTTATACGAGCTCTATATGTGAGTACCACTCTCGTTTGATGTACGTTTAACATTGTttgtttcgatttatatatttagtttgattctaatctattaaaaaatgttattgaagtttttaattttacaaaattcataaaaaatcaaatctcgatttgctcgttttctttaaacttcaaataaattaataaacaaaCAAATCGATTTGGTTTTcgtgaattttgtgaaattaaaaacttcaataacattttttaatatattataattgaactaaatatataaatcgaaacgaacaatgttaaatgtacataaaatgaGAGTAGTGCTGATCTCACATAAAGTACATGGCATATTATTTCTCAAATAAAATATATCATTAATTGTTAATAATTCTTAAACTCTCACCAAACCAATACCGACTCGATGTCAACTCTAAAATATTGTGCTATTGTATTGATTTGTCAAGTTTTGCAACCAAAATATTACTACTTAATTCTAATTTTGCGGCCATCAATTACGTTATTTTAGTTGATGTTGTCAAAACATGTTTGTCCAAATTTTAAAGTTACAATGTAGGTAACAAAAGATTTTAGAAGGAGTAGTAAGTAAATAGGCAAAAGAAAAGGAGTgttgaaaaaagaaaaggataaaGAACGAAAGTGCGTGGAAATATACAAAAGGAAAATCAGTTACTTGCATGGATTAGCATGCTACAGTATACAGAAATGCGAAAGCATAGTCTAACAATAGTATGAAACGACAAACGACTTTGTAGTTTAAGCAGATGACGTCAACTTTGATTGACTCAAGTACTGTGGGACCCACCGACCAACAGTCTTGACATGTACTCTTTCTTGATAATTCACTTTATTctattcttttactttacttgaAAATTCCAAAGTATTATCCCTAGTGCCTAATCACATCATACTTTACTTAAAATTCCAAAGTATTATCCCTACTGCCTAATCACATCATAATTCTTATCATAAGATGAATACgttaacaaaacaaacaaaaacaatttGTGCATTTTCATCGTGAATTCGAATAACTCGATTATTCTTCACGTCTTTAGATTCACACACAAACTCTACAGTGTACAAGCACATCAAACGAAAAACATGATGTTCCGAAGATCAGGGTGGAGTTGATAGAAACTTAGATCGAAAGTGCGAGGCCTCGAAGCCGGAACGGAATGAGATTGGAACTCCTTTGCCGCTTCTTGAAACAGACGCCCGCGGTAGGCTACGAGGTCCGCGTAGTACACCGGAGGGACGAGCGACACCGGCCTCGTGCTCCGCGCGAACGTGAAGCACAGGTTGTATATAAGCTCCTGCAGTTGGTCGGACGAGAAGGAGTTCTCGTCCCACAGCACGCAGTACCGTACGGCCTTGCTCGTCCCAATCCGCCCGTAGTGGCTGCAGAGGTAGAAGTCGAACTCGAACGGGTGAACGATCTTCGTGTCAACAACCGTCCCGGGAGGCACATTCCCCGTGGCGCTTCCGTCCCCGAGATTCTCGAGAAAGAGGCGCGTTTTGTGTCTCTTCTGAGCCACGACGAGGGTGATTCTTGGCTGGTAATGATAGTCAAATACGGCCCTCTTCAAGGCGGATAGCTCCTCGTTCAGCACCATATCAAACTGCCCCTCGCTCACTCCGTCGC is a window encoding:
- the LOC121771138 gene encoding uncharacterized protein LOC121771138, with the translated sequence MAGGKCNLERGGSGSGGRGGRWHNQNKPNRYRGAPKHGSPGSDKPAPATAGRRCCSAPDQPPPQHGNEVLIRVRGCGLGEFCWSISVQWWGRLLISLSYSLGE